In Populus trichocarpa isolate Nisqually-1 chromosome 7, P.trichocarpa_v4.1, whole genome shotgun sequence, the following proteins share a genomic window:
- the LOC18101106 gene encoding uncharacterized protein LOC18101106, producing MEKRHCHPSSLHNSSPQEFLSAATELNLKVKSSKRTLKSLIHSIPSSSPLSSSLLPSLHTFISDSILSFRHPTSPPPSKKRRRSGRKNNTDEEATLNLHKQPQQHNLEKLHLLAHVAFLCVSHPKKVFSPRDLLPSVQLLHDNLVFFESDSSLLLEISNLCEVYWRENLQGREMLISQSLPFLVSRSLTLKKKVDVHRVYALREAFTLFDFEDESIEDLKMLLIRTVIAPIYLKTEDGRKFLGFIFGLSMQLMKEALAMIKSQIAFGRKSILEAYGVVLFRAWKGVDGVLKEEFEGGFLQGLIEGSIYANSRVFAASVRRVLGGFVSQRITDGVEKLLFRLAEPVIFRSLQVANSNVRLNALHLLLDFFPLEDPDAMKEVKDTLLDKQFFLMERLIMDDCPDVRVVAVEGCFRVLHLFWEIIPSSTITKLLTKIFDDMSHDICNEVRLSTVNGTIYLLGNPQSHEILKVLLPRLGHLILDSALSSRAAVMDLLLLIRDIRSFQFNKVVGLDVLLSTLANDHSQVAQKITRLLIPSYFPSKVSIEEACNRCVTLIKRSPMAGARFCEFAMLEGASPKSLMELVRVLIGLVLSNEKLLADQIEGLLIAAASLCNNLVSEPCYKNALKEFFTGGKVKCLFAAASTGHAQPSVLNICSVVSPDDVAGLVEECMSLVTNCCGLPKNVEMQAKVRSAHRLLLSYSGFDDMFDSLTRLLQKAAYRCHVKFGVEIPKQRVSPGKRKKCKSSVKISAKRKHVGGKNSTTFEYDYSIAVGIACQIKDLVVSKDSREAILGSQALESSFLALKVISEVSIEHCISCEYMDTSPVLAYSGLALHMSLQNISISTDDSGSKNSEGTDSSSILETVLDQTVDHLLNCIDKLLGEVNIGETQADASISNDDGSLSTKERGMSNKVKMLTAVLKLIVDSIAMGLLSRIHGRCLNFTSAYLKHIIFALEHQSSEKLQFKEDELKDFFLCLKSSFSYAAKLLNLILRDTSETSPLLPEAFDLVNDMLDLITSIELHLGSGFAAGLVAAAKSWLPDLILALGSPCMLNKTQVASAYITALDCIKSGYPSWPIILAKTELYEIREANPEEVDDITSEPEEFRAFKKFMEMIVSLLKGKFNILDAVGVILLTGSVVGLERKDFGVVLGLLHFVCVKLVGEEDREWNELDMMLASLPDIYPQIERGIEEQSDENARQKLCSARMLLDHVWFYHLYETGRFSAMKE from the exons ATGGAGAAGAGGCATTGTCATCCGTCTTCTCTCCATAACTCATCGCCGCAGGAATTCCTCTCCGCAGCCACAGAACTCAATCTCAAAGTCAAATCCTCAAAACGAACACTCAAATCCTTAATCCACTCTATCCCCTCCTCTTCTCCTCTATCTTCCTCTCTCCTCCCCTCTCTGCATACTTTCATTTCCGATTCTATCCTTTCCTTCCGCCACCCCACCAGCCCCCCTCCCTCTAAAAAACGCCGTCGATCCGGCCGTAAAAATAATACGGATGAAGAAGCCACTCTCAACCTCCacaaacaaccacaacaacataaTCTCGAGAAGCTCCACCTTCTTGCTCACGTTGCTTTTCTATGCGTTTCGCATCCCAAGAAGGTGTTTTCGCCTCGGGATCTGTTGCCATCTGTTCAGTTGCTTCATGACAATTTGGTCTTTTTTGAGTCGGATTCGAGTTTGTTGTTGGAGATATCGAATTTATGTGAGGTTTATTGGAGGGAGAATTTACAGGGGAGAGAAATGTTGATTTCACAGTCTTTACCATTTCTGGTTTCGCGGTCTTTGACATTGAAGAAGAAAGTGGACGTTCATAGAGTTTATGCTTTACGTGAGGCTTTTACTTTGTTTGATTTCGAGGATGAGAGCATTGAGGATTTGAAGATGTTGTTGATTCGGACTGTGATCGCGCCGATTTATTTGAAGACTGAGGATGGGAGGAAGTTCTTGGGGTTTATTTTTGGGTTGAGTATGCAGTTAATGAAGGAGGCATTGGCGATGATAAAGTCTCAGATTGCATTTGGTAGGAAGTCCATCCTGGAAGCATATGGAGTGGTGTTGTTTCGGGCATGGAAAGGGGTTGATGGGGTTTTGAAGGAGGAGTTTGAGGGTGGGTTCCTACAGGGTTTGATTGAGGGCTCGATATATGCGAATTCCAGGGTGTTTGCAGCTTCTGTTAGGAGGGTTTTGGGTGGGTTTGTTAGTCAAAGGATTACTGATGGGGTTGAAAAGTTGCTTTTTCGGCTTGCCGAGCCTGTGATATTTCGGTCCCTCCAG GTTGCCAATTCAAATGTTCGTCTTAATGCATTGCAtttacttttagattttttcccTCTTGAAGATCCTGATGCCATGAAAGAAGTAAAAGATACACTGCTTGATAAGCAGTTCTTTTTAATGGAGAGATTGATCATGGACGATTGTCCAGATGTAAGAGTTGTTGCAGTAGAAGGTTGTTTTCGTGTCCTTCATTTATTTTGGGAAATCATCCCCTCATCAACCATTACAAAGCTGCttacaaaaatatttgatgacATGTCACACGATATATGCAATGAGGTTAGGCTTTCGACGGTGAATGGCACCATTTATTTGCTTGGAAATCCACAGTCTCATGAAATTCTTAAAGTTCTTCTACCAAGATTGGGGCATCTGATCCTGGATAGTGCTCTTTCTAGTCGTGCTGCTGTCAtggatctcctcctccttatAAGGGATATCCGATCCTTTCAATTTAATAAG GtggttggtttagatgtgttaTTATCAACACTTGCAAATGATCATTCTCAGGTTGCACAGAAGATTACTAGATTGCTTATACCATCATACTTTCCCTCAAAAGTTAGCATCGAAGAGGCATGCAATCGTTGTGTTACTCTTATTAAAAGGTCTCCCATGGCTGGTGCAAGGTTTTGTGAATTTGCCATGTTAGAGGGGGCATCTCCTAAGTCTCTCATGGAGCTTGTCAGAGTGTTGATCGGTTTGGTTTTGTCAAATGAAAAACTACTTGCAGATCAGATTGAGGGTTTACTTATTGCCGCTGCCTCCCTATGCAACAATCTAGTCAGTGAGCCTTGCTATAAGAATGCCCTTAAAGAGTTTTTCACCGGTGGAAAAGTAAAGTGCTTGTTTGCTGCTGCATCCACTGGGCATGCTCAACCATCTGTACTCAACATTTGTTCCGTTGTTTCTCCTGATGATGTTGCTGGGCTTGTTGAAGAATGCATGAGCCTAGTTACTAATTGTTGCGGATTACCAAAGAATGTGGAAATGCAAGCTAAAGTAAGGTCCGCTCACAGATTATTGTTGTCTTATAGTGGCTTTGATGATATGTTCGATTCTTTAACAAGGCTTTTGCAAAAAGCTGCCTATCGTTGCCATGTTAAATTTGGAGTTGAAATACCAAAGCAGAGAGTTTCCCCTGGGAAAAGGAAGAAATGCAAGTCCTCAGTCAAAATCTCAGCCAAGAGGAAGCATGTAGGTGGGAAAAATTCAACCACTTTTGAGTATGATTACTCAATTGCTGTTGGAATTGCTTGCCAGATTAAAGACCTGGTTGTTTCTAAGGACTCTCGGGAAGCTATTTTAGGGTCCCAAGCTCTAGAATCGTCATTTCTTGCTCTGAAGGTCATTTCAGAGGTCAGCATTGAGCACTGCATCTCCTGCGAGTATATGGACACATCACCTGTTTTGGCGTATTCAGGTCTTGCCTTGCATATGAGTCTTCAAAACATAAGCATTAGTACAGATGATAGTGGCAGCAAGAACAGTGAGGGGACTGACTCTTCATCAATTTTGGAG aCGGTGTTGGACCAGACAGTGGATCACCTTCTTAATTGTATTGATAAGCTGCTCGGAGAAGTTAACATTGGGGAAACTCAAGCAGACGCATCTATTTCAAATGATGATG GATCTCTCTCTACCAAAGAAAGGGGGATGTCAAATAAGGTGAAGATGCTTACTGCAGTGCTAAAGCTCATAGTTGATTCCATTGCAATGGGCCTTCTATCTCGTATTCATGGAAGGTGCTTGAACTTTACGTCTGCATATTTAAAACACATCATCTTTGCGTTAGAGCACCAATCTAGTGAAAAACTGCAATTTAAGGAGGATGagttgaaagatttttttctgTGTCTGAAGAGCTCCTTCAGCTATGCAGCCAAGTTACTCAATCTGATCCTTCGTGACACCAGTGAAACTTCACCACTACTGCCAGAAGCTTTTGATCTTGTCAATGATATGCTTGATCTAATCACCTCAATTGAATTGCACTTGGGCTCTGGTTTTGCAGCAGGCCTGGTTGCTGCAGCCAAGTCTTGGCTGCCTGATCTGATTCTTGCATTGGGATCTCCGTGCATGCTAAACAAGACTCAAGTAGCAAGCGCATATATAACTGCATTAGATTGCATTAAGTCTGGTTATCCATCGTGGCCTATAATTTTAGCAAAGACTGAGCTTTATGAAATAAGAGAAGCTAACCCAGAAGAGGTGGATGATATAACTTCCGAACCAGAAGAATTCCGTGCGTTTAAGAAATTCATGGAAATGATAGTTTCACTATTGAAGGGGAAGTTTAACATTCTGGATGCAGTTGGAGTGATTTTATTGACTGGCTCAGTTGTTGGCCTTGAAAGGAAGGACTTTGGAGTAGTATTGGGACTTCTACATTTTGTCTGTGTGAAGTTAGTTGGAGAAGAAGACAGGGAATGGAATGAACTGGATATGATGTTGGCTTCTCTGCCAGACATCTACCCTCAGATCGAGAGAGGGATTGAGGAACAGAGTGACGAAAATGCAAGGCAGAAATTATGCAGTGCCAGGATGTTGCTTGACCATGTTTGGTTTTACCATCTTTATGAAACCGGGAGGTTTTCTGCTATGAAAGAATAA
- the LOC18101107 gene encoding cyclin-D5-1, producing MGDFDNSLSLSSLLCHENESCFFNDSISDHSNIKHDRSRFGLETEVDVEYVEKLVERETITFGYRCHASFDDCLITSHNWLKFARLDAIEWILNTRAIYGFRFHTAYLSVTYFDRFVSKRSIDEGKLWAIRLLSVACLSLAAKMEERKVPPLSEFPVEDYCFGNKVIQRMELLVLNTLEWRMNSITPFAYLHYFIHKTCGESTPKETVSRAVELIVAMIKEIDLLDHRPSIIAAAAVLAASNRQLTRKELELKMDMISSWGSLENENVFSCYIAMQEIEMGKAKTPRLVFYPNSSAIHSGSFDVLENSSLVSGAGIKRSLTFNECDQTCPAKKICRP from the exons atGGGAGACTTCGacaattctctctctctgtcaAGTCTTTTGTGTCATGAGAATGAAAGTTGTTTTTTCAACGACAGTATTAGTGATCACAGCAACATCAAACATGACCGATCTCGTTTCGGCTTAGAAACTGAAGTTGATGTTGAATATGTAGAGAAGTTGGTGGAGCGGGAGACCATTACTTTTGGATACAGATGTCATGCGTCTTTTGACGATTGCTTGATCACTAGCCATAATTGGTTAAAATTTGCTCGCTTAGATGCCATTGAATGGATTCTTAAT ACAAGAGCAATCTACGGTTTTCGATTTCATACGGCTTATCTTTCTGTCACTTACTTCGACCGTTTTGTTTCAAAAAGATCTATTGAC GAAGGGAAATTGTGGGCTATCCGGTTATTATCGGTGGCATGTTTGTCATTAGCAGCGAAGATGGAGGAGCGTAAAGTGCCACCCTTATCAGAGTTTCCGGTGGAAGATTACTGTTTTGGAAATAAGGTTATACAGAGAATGGAATTGTTGGTATTGAATACATTGGAATGGAGAATGAATTCAATCACTCCTTTTGCTTATCTGCATTACTTCATCCATAAAACATGCGGTGAATCTACACCAAAAGAGACAGTTTCTAGAGCTGTGGAGCTTATTGTGGCAATGATAAAAG AGATCGATTTGCTTGATCATCGACCATCTATTATCGCGGCCGCTGCAGTATTAGCTGCATCCAATCGGCAATTAACGAGAAAAGAGTTAGAGCTGAAAATGGATATGATTTCATCATGGGGTTCTCTGGAAAAT GAAAATGTATTTTCCTGTTACATCGCAATGCAGGAAATAGAGATGGGAAAGGCTAAGACACCCAGACTAGTGTTTTATCCTAATTCATCAGCAATACATTCTGGTTCATTTGATGTTCTTGAAAACTCTTCCCTCGTCTCTGGAGCTGGTATTAAAAGAAGCCTCACATTTAATGAATGTGATCAAACTTGCCCAGCTAAGAAAATCTGTCGGCCATAG